A window of the Linepithema humile isolate Giens D197 chromosome 4, Lhum_UNIL_v1.0, whole genome shotgun sequence genome harbors these coding sequences:
- the LOC105672903 gene encoding MBT domain-containing protein 1-like isoform X4, which produces MDMQASNVYTPIPGLPEQLGMVWMGVHGETAHELLLDPRQTESPFFSHSSHPYEDLRNHIASTTMVRYIPQQFSNECSESDEAMEGVDAHEIQREYDSQAERPEMNEYLTLEDYMGDEEREQIVSNAATQTTQDNRNRKIKPIKHPGLVLKTPIAYQPHTDLNFIPIRKDGIAVCEKCGAIGVKHAFYTKERRFCSRACARSLENAAPTADSTYSPSHSVDQSVSINQTSPSEIKQPSDMIVKEEVDIKESMELDKDKVKLEPVLPEDLPVRRKRTAEMANSYDWTSQLVEPGFCAAPVSCFKHAPISEIWDNITVGMKVEVENTDCDEVCEAFPDSFWVATVVRICGYKALLRYEGFGHNADKDFWVSLCSNDIHPVGWCATIGKPLIPPNTIANKYKDWKDFLMRRLTGARTLPTNFYSKVNDSMKSRFRCGLHLEVVDKNRISQVKVATIQKIVGKRLHVRYYDSSPEDNGFWCHEDSPLIHPVGWAKRVGQALDAYPEYLDRVSKSKLSEDDATENLFHVPKNHHMHLGYTFREGMKMEAIDPLNLSAICAATVMQVLKEDYIMIRIDSYDEDATGADWFCYHSCSPCIFPVGFCSQHGLPLTPPKGYDPTTFTWDAYLTETNTIPASIQLFNRDIPQHGFIEGMRLEAADLMDPRLVCVATITRVIGRLLRVHFDGWEDEYDQWLDCQSPDIYPVGYCDLVDHKLEGPRALIKNTSPTVKSPRGLKRKAKRKMKKGSKMSCSKNILPRQSERISMARERERELEPAQGTKIERERDLESLPEQRNREPEPAEEPVGPDQTLPSPTTGQGQALNDTQSEVQNPPPKERTATSYINVTSANSKYIPRLADGVQKSSESGDLVPSEWNVFDVAQFLRVNDCATYCDNFSKRKIDGKTLLTLTKDQIIDLTGFKVGPSLKIYDLIQQLKIKVNPAQERLKLGLKKIS; this is translated from the exons ATGGACATGCAAGCTTCTAATG TGTATACTCCCATCCCCGGGTTACCTGAACAACTAGGGATGGTATGGATGGGGGTACATGGAGAGACTGCCCATGAACTTCTGCTGGATCCTCGCCAAACTGAGAGTCCATTCTTCTCGCATAGTTCACATCCGTATGAAGACCTCAGAAATCACATTGCTTCTACTACCATGGTACGTTATATACCGCAGCAATTTTCAAATGAATGCTCAGAATCTGACGAGGCGATGGAAGGTGTAGATGCCCATGAAATACAGCga GAATATGATTCGCAGGCTGAAAGGCCAGAAatgaatgaatatttaacattagAAGATTACATGGGTGATGAAGAACGAGAACAAATTGTGAGCAATGCTGCAACTCAAACTACTCAAGACAATCGcaatcgaaaaataaaaccTATAAAGCATCCTGGTCTTGTTTTAAAAACGCCAATTGCTTATCAACCTCATACTgatctaaattttattcctATTCGTAAAGATGGTATAG ctGTTTGTGAAAAATGTGGTGCTATTGGAGTAAAACATGCCTTTTATACGAAGGAGCGTAGATTTTGCAGTAGAGCATGTGCCCGATCTTTAGAAAATGCGGCGCCTACTGCTGACTCAACGTATAGTCCGTCTCATTCGGTGGATCAATCAGTATCTATAAATCAAACGTCTCCTAGTGAAATAAAACAACCGAGTGAC ATGATTGTAAAGGAAGAAGTAGATATCAAGGAATCTATGGAATTGGATAAAGACAAAGTTAAATTAGAACCCGTGTTGCCAGAGGATTTACCAGTTAGAAGAAAGAGAACAGCGGAAATGGCTAACTCCTATGATTGGACATCCCAGCTTGTTGAGCCTGGATTTTGTGCTGCACCAGTTTCTTGTTTCAAACAT GCTCCTATATCAGAAATATGGGATAATATTACAGTGGGTATGAAAGTAGAAGTAGAAAATACCGATTGTGATGAAGTATGCGAGGCTTTCCCAGATTCGTTTTGGGTCGCGACTGTAGTGCGTATTTGCGGATATAAAGCTTTGTTAAGGTATGAAGGTTTTGGACACAACGCAGACAAAGATTTTTGGGTATCGCTTTGTTCTAATGACATACATCCTGTTGGTTGGTGTGCCACAATTGGAAAACCTCTTATTCCACCTAACA caaTTGCAAACAAGTACAAAGATTGGAAGGATTTTTTAATGAGGCGATTAACAGGTGCAAGAACATTACCGacaaatttttacagtaaAGTAAATGATAGTATGAAATCTCGCTTTCGATGTGGGCTTCATCTGGAAGTAgtagataaaaatagaatctcGCAAGTAAAAGTGGCaacaatacaaaaaattgttggCAAACGTTTGCACGTGAGATATTACGATTCTTCTCCGGAAGATAACGGATTCTGGTGTCACGAAGATTCACCTCTTATACATCCTGTCGGTTGGGCCAAAAGAGTGGGACAGGCGTTGGATGCATATCCCGAATACTTGGATCGAGTttctaaatcaaaattatctgAAGATGACGCAACGGAGAATCTTTTTCATGTGCCAAAGAATCATCACATGCATCTTGGATACACATTTAGGGAAGGAATGAAAATGGAAGCCATCGATCCGCTCAATCTTTCAGCTATATGCGCTGCGACAGTTATGCAAGTTTTGAAAGAGGACTACATTATGATACGCATTGACAGTTATGACGAAGACGCGACTGGTGCTGATTGGTTTTGCTATCACTCGTGTTCGCCCTGTATTTTTCCAGTCGGATTCTGTTCTCAGCATGGCTTACCATTAACGCCACCAAAAGGCTATGATCCTACTACATTTACATGGGATGCATATCTAACGGAGACCAATACTATACCAGCTTCTATACAGTTATTTAATCGg GACATTCCTCAACATGGATTTATTGAGGGGATGAGACTCGAAGCTGCTGATTTAATGGATCCTAGATTAGTTTGTGTTGCTACTATCACTAGGGTGATTGGCAGGTTACTACGAGTGCATTTTGACGGTTGGGAAGACGAATACGATCAATGGTTAGATTGTCAAAGTCCAGACATTTACCCCGTTGGGTATTGTGATCTTGTCGATCACAAATTAGAAGGTCCACGTGCACTCATTAAAAACACTAGTCCTActg taaaatcaCCAAGAGGCCTTAAACGTAAAGCTaagagaaaaatgaagaaGGGTAGCAAGATGTCTTGCTCCAAAAATATACTACCTCGTCAGAGCGAACGTATTAGTATGGCTCGCGAACGCGAACGAGAATTGGAACCTGCTCAAGGTACGAAAATTGAGAGAGAGCGTGACTTGGAAAGCTTACCGGAACAGAGGAATAGAGAGCCAGAACCAGCGGAAGAGCCAGTTGGACCTGACCAAACCTTGCCTAGTCCTACCACTGGACAAGGTCAAGCGTTGAACGACACACAAAGTGAAGTACAGAACCCTCCACCTAAGGAAAGAACTGCTACatcatatattaat GTTACTTCAGCAAATAGTAAATACATACCAAGGCTAGCAGATGGTGTGCAAAAAAGTTCGGAATCTGGTGATTTAGTGCCATCTGAGTGGAATGTCTTTGACGTTGCACAATTTCTTCGTGTTAATGACTGTGCGACATACTGCGATAATTTCAGTAAACGTAAAATAGATGGAAAGACATTGCTAACTCTCACTAAGGACCAAATAATAGACCTAACGGGTTTCAAAGTTGGACCGTCTTTAAAGATATATGATTTAATTCAGCAGTTAAAAATCAAAGTGAATCCAGCTCAGGAAAGATTGAAATTaggattgaaaaaaatatcataa